The Microbacterium sp. Nx66 genome contains a region encoding:
- a CDS encoding kynureninase: MTDRSADTALLDAARALDASDPLAAHLDAFVEAPGVTAYLDGNSLGRPLRDVPEKLAAFVREDWGTRLIRSWDEQWMALPMELGDRIGAVALGAGAGQTVVSDSTSVLIYKLMRGALRQAQGPTGAAQGPTGRTELVIEEGNFPTDRFLAEGVAAEMGATLRWITPDPVHGVTIDDVAAVVSERTALVSLSHVDYRSGALADMPGITAVVHEAGALMMWDLCHSAGVVPMQLDDWGVDMAVGCTYKYLNGGPGSPAFAYLRHDLQGVLRQPIQGWWSAADIFAMGPEYVPADGIRQLLSGTPPVTSMLAMQGMIDLIEQSGIDGVRAKSESLTALAVRAYDELLAPLDVRLLSPRDPALRGGHITIGHPDFREVTRRLWADGVIPDFRFPDGIRLGLSPLSTSHAETVAGVLAVRDALESGVS; this comes from the coding sequence ATGACCGACCGCTCCGCCGACACCGCCCTCCTCGATGCCGCCCGCGCCCTGGACGCGTCCGACCCCCTCGCGGCCCACCTCGACGCCTTCGTCGAGGCCCCGGGCGTCACGGCCTACCTCGACGGCAACTCGCTCGGCCGCCCGCTGCGCGACGTGCCGGAGAAGCTCGCCGCGTTCGTGCGCGAGGACTGGGGCACCCGCCTCATCCGCTCCTGGGACGAGCAGTGGATGGCGCTGCCGATGGAGCTCGGCGACCGCATCGGCGCCGTCGCCCTCGGCGCGGGCGCGGGGCAGACGGTCGTCTCCGACTCCACGAGCGTCCTCATCTACAAGCTCATGCGGGGCGCCCTTCGACAGGCTCAGGGACCCACGGGAGCGGCTCAGGGACCCACGGGGCGGACGGAGCTCGTGATCGAGGAGGGGAACTTCCCCACCGACCGGTTCCTCGCCGAAGGCGTCGCGGCGGAGATGGGGGCCACGCTGCGCTGGATCACGCCCGATCCGGTGCACGGCGTCACGATCGACGACGTCGCGGCTGTGGTCTCGGAGCGGACGGCGCTCGTCTCGCTCAGCCACGTCGACTACCGCTCTGGCGCCCTCGCCGACATGCCGGGCATCACCGCCGTCGTCCACGAGGCCGGGGCACTGATGATGTGGGACCTCTGCCACTCGGCGGGTGTCGTGCCGATGCAGCTCGACGACTGGGGCGTCGACATGGCGGTCGGCTGCACGTACAAGTACCTCAACGGCGGCCCGGGGTCGCCCGCGTTCGCCTACCTCCGCCACGACCTGCAGGGCGTGCTGCGGCAGCCGATCCAGGGCTGGTGGAGCGCCGCCGACATCTTCGCCATGGGCCCCGAGTACGTCCCGGCGGACGGCATCCGTCAGCTCCTCAGCGGCACGCCGCCGGTGACCTCGATGCTCGCGATGCAGGGCATGATCGACCTCATCGAACAGTCGGGGATCGACGGCGTGCGCGCGAAGTCGGAGTCGCTCACCGCGCTCGCGGTCCGGGCGTACGACGAGCTGCTCGCGCCCCTGGACGTCCGCCTGCTCAGCCCTCGCGACCCCGCGCTGCGCGGCGGACACATCACGATCGGCCACCCGGACTTCCGGGAGGTCACCCGGAGACTCTGGGCCGACGGCGTCATCCCCGACTTCCGCTTCCCGGACGGGATCCGGCTCGGGCTGTCGCCGCTGAGCACGTCGCACGCCGAGACCGTCGCCGGGGTGCTCGCGGTGAGGGACGCACTGGAGTCCGGTGTCTCCTGA
- a CDS encoding DUF7218 family protein, producing MPGRRNNSLKDPELYEELRDDGASKEKAARISNAAARDGRSSVGRRGGEHGDYEDWTVPELRKRAKELGLTGYSGKRKAELISELRNH from the coding sequence ATGCCAGGACGACGCAACAATTCCCTGAAGGATCCGGAACTGTACGAGGAACTCCGCGACGACGGCGCCTCGAAGGAGAAGGCCGCCCGTATCTCGAACGCCGCCGCACGCGACGGCCGCAGCTCGGTCGGCCGGCGCGGCGGGGAGCACGGGGACTACGAGGACTGGACCGTCCCCGAGCTGCGGAAGCGCGCGAAGGAACTGGGCCTCACGGGCTACAGCGGCAAGCGCAAGGCCGAGCTCATCTCCGAACTGCGAAACCACTGA
- a CDS encoding FBP domain-containing protein, giving the protein MRPIDERALRASFRNASRKEISDITLPPGFAETDFDRLDYLGWVDPKLPRRSYVVTWIDDEPVGVVLQRAEQRVLARAQCSWCEDVTLRNDVQLYVARRAGAAGRKGDTVGVLACAEFGCNVAVRRLPPLAYPGYDRELAREMRILRLQEHVTGFVREVAGLTL; this is encoded by the coding sequence ATGCGTCCCATCGACGAGCGCGCTCTGCGCGCCTCCTTCCGCAACGCCTCTCGCAAGGAGATCTCCGACATCACCCTGCCGCCCGGCTTCGCCGAGACGGACTTCGACCGGCTCGACTACCTCGGCTGGGTCGACCCGAAGCTGCCTCGTCGCTCCTACGTCGTCACGTGGATCGACGACGAGCCGGTCGGCGTCGTGCTGCAGCGCGCCGAGCAGCGCGTGCTCGCCCGCGCGCAGTGCTCCTGGTGCGAGGACGTGACGCTCCGCAACGACGTGCAGCTGTACGTCGCCCGCCGCGCCGGGGCCGCCGGTCGCAAGGGCGACACCGTCGGCGTGCTGGCGTGTGCGGAGTTCGGGTGCAATGTCGCGGTGCGCAGGCTCCCGCCGCTGGCCTATCCGGGGTACGACCGCGAGCTCGCGCGCGAGATGCGGATCCTGCGGCTGCAGGAGCACGTGACCGGGTTCGTCCGCGAGGTCGCCGGTCTGACCCTCTAG
- a CDS encoding MBL fold metallo-hydrolase, with translation MKLAPHLHRLGNDIVASYLIDLPEGITLVDAGLPGHWNDLQRELAVIGRPLSDIRGLVLTHGDSDHIGFAERLRREAGVPVYIHGADAHRVRTGEKPKTPMGPARPGPMLGFLAYGLRKSALRTRHVTEVSEVADGDVLDLPGAPVVVGLPGHSPGSIAVHVPAVGAVFVGDALTTRHVLTGEEGAQPAPFTDEPTEALASLDRLAALDAAWVLPGHGAPWRGTPADIAAAVRAHA, from the coding sequence ATGAAGCTCGCCCCCCACCTCCACCGCCTCGGCAACGACATCGTCGCCTCGTATCTCATCGACCTGCCCGAGGGCATCACCCTCGTCGACGCCGGGTTGCCCGGGCACTGGAACGACCTTCAGCGAGAGCTCGCCGTGATCGGCCGACCGCTGTCCGACATCCGCGGACTCGTGCTGACCCACGGCGACAGCGACCACATCGGTTTCGCGGAACGGCTGCGCCGCGAGGCCGGAGTTCCGGTCTACATCCACGGCGCCGATGCTCACCGCGTGCGTACAGGGGAGAAGCCGAAGACTCCGATGGGCCCTGCACGGCCCGGTCCGATGCTCGGCTTCCTCGCCTACGGTCTCCGCAAGAGCGCCCTCCGCACGCGCCACGTCACCGAGGTCTCCGAGGTCGCGGACGGTGATGTGCTCGACCTCCCCGGGGCTCCGGTCGTCGTGGGGCTTCCGGGGCACTCGCCGGGGAGCATCGCGGTGCATGTCCCGGCGGTCGGCGCGGTATTCGTCGGCGATGCCCTGACCACGCGGCATGTGCTCACGGGGGAGGAGGGTGCGCAACCCGCCCCGTTCACCGACGAGCCCACGGAAGCCCTGGCCTCGCTCGACCGCCTCGCCGCACTTGACGCCGCGTGGGTCCTCCCCGGTCATGGTGCTCCCTGGCGCGGAACTCCCGCCGACATCGCCGCCGCGGTCCGTGCCCACGCCTGA
- a CDS encoding tryptophan 2,3-dioxygenase yields the protein MHTENERALESGIVTDLSGRMTYGSYLALDQLLTAQHPVSDPQHHDEMLFIIQHQTTELWLKQLLHELSSARELLAADDLREALKRIARVKRIQDVMTQQWSVLATLTPTEYAQFRGALGNSSGFQSVQYRAVEFALGNKNEKMLSVFRDHPANLALLTAEWEKPTLYDEFLRYASRRGLPIPREILDRDVREPYRETPDLVPAIRAIYQDPRTHWDLYEACEDLVDLEDNFQFWRFRHLKTVSRTIGMKVGTGGSSGVGFLQRALDLTFFPELYTVRTEIGS from the coding sequence ATGCACACGGAGAACGAACGCGCACTCGAGTCGGGGATCGTCACGGATCTCTCCGGTCGTATGACCTACGGCTCGTACCTCGCGCTCGACCAGCTCCTCACGGCACAGCATCCGGTGAGCGACCCGCAGCACCACGACGAGATGCTGTTCATCATCCAGCATCAGACGACGGAACTCTGGCTGAAGCAGCTGCTGCATGAGCTCAGCTCGGCGCGGGAGCTGCTCGCGGCGGACGACCTGCGCGAAGCCCTCAAGCGCATCGCCAGGGTCAAGCGGATCCAGGACGTGATGACGCAGCAGTGGTCGGTGCTCGCGACGCTGACCCCGACGGAGTACGCCCAGTTCCGCGGCGCCCTCGGCAACTCGTCCGGCTTCCAGTCGGTGCAGTACCGGGCCGTCGAGTTCGCGCTGGGCAACAAGAACGAGAAGATGCTGAGCGTCTTCCGCGACCACCCGGCGAACCTCGCGCTCCTCACGGCCGAGTGGGAGAAGCCCACGCTGTACGACGAGTTCCTCCGCTACGCCTCTCGCCGCGGTCTCCCGATCCCCCGCGAGATCCTGGACCGCGACGTGCGGGAGCCCTACCGCGAGACCCCGGACCTCGTACCTGCCATCCGTGCGATCTACCAGGACCCGCGCACCCACTGGGACCTCTACGAGGCCTGCGAGGACCTCGTCGATCTCGAGGACAACTTCCAGTTCTGGCGCTTCCGTCACCTCAAGACCGTGTCCCGCACCATCGGGATGAAGGTCGGCACCGGCGGGTCGAGCGGCGTCGGCTTCCTGCAGCGCGCCCTCGACCTGACCTTCTTCCCCGAGCTCTACACCGTCCGCACCGAGATCGGTTCCTGA
- a CDS encoding CsbD family protein — protein sequence MSGADDMKNSAEKLGGKAKEGFGKLTDNEKLEAEGQADQVKADAKQAGENVKDAAGKAGDSVKDAFNR from the coding sequence ATGAGTGGCGCAGATGACATGAAGAACTCCGCCGAGAAGCTGGGTGGCAAGGCCAAGGAAGGCTTCGGCAAGCTGACCGACAACGAGAAGCTCGAGGCCGAAGGCCAGGCGGATCAGGTGAAGGCCGACGCGAAGCAGGCCGGCGAGAACGTCAAGGACGCCGCGGGCAAGGCCGGGGACAGCGTCAAGGACGCGTTCAACCGCTGA
- a CDS encoding carboxylate-amine ligase, with the protein MTRFGIEEEFLLLDEDSLVPVALSGDILERIGGEVAAGRVTTEYLASQLEALTDPVRTGAEALQQLTTLRAAIGAEARARRAIAAPTGSPFTTLRSPRLSPSAHYDDVARRLAHLTREHEVNGLHVHVEVPDEEERVRALNRLRAWLPLLLALSTNSPFGNGIDTGFASWRSMLIRRLPSSWCPPRFADVDDYRTRVDQLLDLGTIGEATSLSWAVRLSERYPTVEARVADTQLTAEDAVLSALLTRGIALSSAQRIVADETETIDASIWMASRAGMTARILDPLTGEVAPAWTVAEHLLDDIGPVLDEQGDADTVRAGLARMRADGTGAARQRAAHGRDGLPALRRLLAEGTGTSAD; encoded by the coding sequence ATGACGCGCTTCGGGATCGAGGAGGAGTTCCTCCTGCTCGATGAGGATTCGCTCGTCCCCGTCGCCCTCAGCGGTGACATCCTGGAGCGCATCGGCGGCGAGGTCGCCGCCGGACGCGTGACCACCGAGTACCTGGCCTCGCAGCTCGAGGCCCTCACCGATCCGGTGCGGACCGGAGCCGAGGCCCTGCAGCAACTGACGACGCTGCGGGCTGCCATCGGCGCGGAGGCCCGCGCGCGGCGCGCGATCGCGGCACCGACCGGCTCGCCGTTCACCACTCTCCGCTCTCCCCGGCTCTCGCCGTCGGCGCACTACGACGACGTCGCGCGCCGCCTGGCGCACCTCACCCGCGAGCACGAGGTGAACGGGCTGCACGTGCACGTCGAGGTCCCGGACGAGGAGGAGCGGGTCCGTGCGCTGAATCGACTCCGCGCGTGGCTGCCCCTGCTGCTCGCCCTCAGCACGAACAGTCCGTTCGGCAACGGCATCGACACCGGCTTCGCGAGCTGGCGGAGCATGCTCATCCGCCGGCTCCCCTCGTCGTGGTGCCCGCCCCGGTTCGCCGATGTCGACGACTACCGCACGCGCGTGGACCAGCTCCTCGATCTCGGGACCATCGGGGAGGCGACCTCCCTCTCCTGGGCGGTGCGCCTGTCCGAGCGCTACCCGACGGTCGAGGCGCGCGTCGCGGACACGCAGCTGACCGCGGAGGACGCCGTTCTCTCCGCGCTGCTGACCCGCGGCATCGCCCTGTCGTCCGCGCAGCGGATCGTCGCCGACGAGACGGAGACGATCGACGCGTCGATCTGGATGGCGTCGAGAGCGGGGATGACGGCCCGCATCCTGGATCCGCTCACGGGCGAGGTCGCCCCGGCCTGGACCGTGGCCGAGCACCTGCTCGACGACATCGGCCCGGTGCTGGACGAGCAGGGCGATGCGGACACCGTGCGAGCGGGACTCGCCCGGATGCGGGCGGACGGCACCGGCGCGGCGCGGCAGCGCGCGGCGCACGGACGGGACGGCCTCCCCGCACTCCGACGGCTGCTGGCGGAAGGTACCGGGACATCGGCTGACTGA
- a CDS encoding endo alpha-1,4 polygalactosaminidase, whose translation MTAPRSRRGRRTARVSLTLAACAAVGILALAGCAAPTALPAEGTGSSAGVVLPPAGALPDYQLGGAYDPAEGVGIVGRDRSAEPVAGLYSVCYVNGFQTQPGELAEWPDDLLLHDGDDVVFDPDWPDEALLDTGSAAQRSRIAEIVIPWIEGCADSGFQAVEFDNLDSFSRSLGLLTLDHNLALAELLVDAAHGVGLAAGQKNAAEHAEALKERAGFDFAVTEECAAYAECGAYTAVYGPHVIDIEYTDQLPRSFAELCADPDAPASLVLRDRDLVTPDDEEYVFAGCP comes from the coding sequence ATGACCGCCCCGCGCTCTCGACGCGGTCGAAGAACGGCACGCGTGTCCCTGACGCTGGCGGCGTGCGCCGCGGTGGGGATCCTCGCTCTCGCCGGCTGCGCCGCCCCGACCGCCCTCCCTGCGGAGGGAACGGGGTCATCGGCCGGCGTCGTGCTTCCTCCGGCCGGAGCCCTTCCGGATTACCAGCTCGGCGGCGCGTACGATCCGGCCGAGGGCGTGGGCATCGTCGGGCGAGACCGCAGCGCGGAGCCGGTCGCGGGACTCTACTCCGTCTGCTACGTCAACGGATTCCAGACCCAGCCGGGCGAGCTCGCCGAGTGGCCCGACGACCTCCTCCTGCATGACGGTGACGATGTGGTCTTCGACCCGGACTGGCCCGACGAGGCCCTTCTGGATACCGGCAGCGCAGCGCAGCGGTCCCGCATCGCGGAGATCGTGATCCCCTGGATCGAGGGCTGCGCGGACTCCGGCTTCCAGGCGGTCGAGTTCGACAACCTCGACTCCTTCTCACGCTCGCTCGGCCTCCTGACTCTGGACCACAACCTCGCGCTCGCAGAGCTCCTCGTCGACGCGGCGCACGGCGTCGGGCTCGCCGCCGGACAGAAGAACGCTGCCGAGCATGCGGAGGCCCTGAAGGAGCGCGCAGGCTTCGACTTCGCCGTGACGGAGGAGTGCGCCGCGTACGCCGAGTGCGGCGCATACACCGCGGTCTACGGGCCGCACGTGATCGACATCGAGTACACCGACCAGCTCCCGCGGTCGTTCGCGGAGCTGTGCGCCGACCCGGACGCCCCGGCATCCCTCGTGCTCCGCGATCGCGACCTCGTCACGCCGGACGACGAGGAGTACGTCTTCGCCGGGTGCCCCTGA
- a CDS encoding MFS transporter, whose product MSSFAPLQRLVIAIAVLASFVTFLDGTVVNVALPAISEELGGGITTQQWVVDAYLITLSALILLAGSLSDAYGRVLVMRIGLIAFGIASVAVAAAIDPLMLIVARGAQGAAGALLVPSSLALITATMRGDLQARAIGVWTAFTTAAQLIGPLLGGLFVDFLSWRFVFLINVLPIGVTLLLLARLHLPEHPRGVRVDWWSGALCALGLGAIVFALIEQPNLGWASPAIWIPAVVGAALFAVFLWRQGRSATPLMPLWLFRVRDFGWGNLATLFVYAALSLNGFVVGVYLQQGAGLSATAAGLASLPMTILMILLSSRAGGWAGRWGPRIFMTVGPLIMAVGALMLLTVNTAFDYWAQVLPAMIVMGLGLSLTVAPLTAAILGAIDENHSGIASAVNNAVSRVAGLLVVAMLSTIVGGSLDLDGFHNAAWVTAALLVLGGVVSWIGIRRNPSEAAAPPVDAPAQPTPQPR is encoded by the coding sequence GTGTCATCCTTCGCCCCGCTCCAGCGGCTCGTCATCGCGATCGCCGTGCTGGCCTCGTTCGTCACGTTCCTCGACGGAACGGTGGTGAACGTCGCGCTTCCCGCCATCAGTGAAGAGCTGGGCGGCGGGATCACCACGCAGCAGTGGGTGGTCGACGCGTACCTCATCACCCTCAGCGCGCTGATCCTGCTCGCCGGGTCCCTGTCCGACGCCTACGGCCGGGTCCTGGTGATGCGGATCGGGCTCATCGCCTTCGGCATCGCGTCGGTCGCGGTCGCCGCAGCGATCGATCCGCTCATGCTCATCGTGGCCCGCGGAGCGCAGGGAGCGGCCGGCGCCCTCCTCGTCCCGAGCTCCCTCGCCCTCATCACCGCGACCATGCGCGGCGACCTGCAGGCGAGGGCCATCGGCGTCTGGACCGCCTTCACCACGGCGGCCCAACTGATCGGCCCCCTCCTCGGCGGGCTCTTCGTCGACTTCCTCTCCTGGCGCTTCGTGTTCCTCATCAACGTCCTCCCCATCGGAGTGACGCTGCTGCTGCTCGCCCGCCTGCACCTGCCGGAGCACCCTCGGGGCGTCCGGGTGGACTGGTGGAGCGGAGCACTGTGCGCGCTGGGCCTGGGCGCCATCGTGTTCGCCCTCATCGAGCAGCCGAACCTCGGGTGGGCCTCCCCCGCGATCTGGATCCCCGCCGTGGTCGGGGCCGCGCTCTTCGCCGTCTTCCTGTGGCGGCAGGGCCGCTCGGCCACGCCGCTCATGCCGCTCTGGCTGTTCCGGGTGCGCGACTTCGGGTGGGGCAACCTCGCCACGCTCTTCGTCTACGCCGCGCTCTCGCTCAACGGCTTCGTCGTCGGCGTCTACCTCCAGCAGGGGGCGGGACTCAGCGCGACGGCGGCGGGACTCGCGAGCCTGCCGATGACGATCCTGATGATCCTGCTGAGCTCCCGCGCCGGCGGGTGGGCGGGGCGCTGGGGCCCGCGCATCTTCATGACAGTCGGGCCGCTGATCATGGCCGTCGGAGCGCTGATGCTGCTGACCGTGAACACCGCCTTCGACTACTGGGCGCAGGTGCTCCCGGCCATGATCGTGATGGGGCTGGGCCTGTCGCTCACCGTCGCCCCACTGACGGCCGCGATCCTCGGGGCCATCGACGAGAACCACTCCGGCATCGCCTCCGCCGTGAACAACGCCGTCTCCCGCGTCGCGGGGCTGCTGGTCGTCGCGATGCTGTCGACCATCGTCGGCGGCTCCCTCGACCTCGACGGGTTCCACAACGCCGCCTGGGTCACCGCGGCGCTCCTCGTGCTCGGCGGCGTCGTGTCGTGGATCGGCATCCGCCGGAACCCCTCGGAGGCGGCGGCGCCGCCGGTCGACGCCCCCGCGCAGCCGACGCCTCAGCCGCGATGA
- a CDS encoding alpha/beta hydrolase, translating to MEDSRSTAGTVAAKTGRSPWRRTKIAVGVLAAVAAVVAIIGALTPWPSAMIIRSVFTKGGDETAAEMTKHVPDTPLDERKDIAYGDAGADTTMDVFRPASADSALPTVVWIHGGAWISGSKEDVDPYLRILAAEGYTTIGVNYARGPEGVYPLAVHQLDEALAYIDAHAAELGVDPRRIVLAGDSAGAQLASQMATLITNPDYAEILGIRPSIRADQLVATVLNCGVYDLAALAELDGVPGWGFKSAMWAYSGTKTWAEDSTGATMSTVDWVTSDFPATYISGGNGDGLTWLQSIPMAKRLQELGVDVTPVFWPAPHEPALPHEYQFHLDLPEARKALADTIAFLDAHTR from the coding sequence GTGGAAGACTCCCGCAGCACCGCCGGTACCGTGGCCGCGAAGACCGGCCGGTCGCCCTGGCGTCGCACGAAGATCGCCGTGGGCGTCCTCGCCGCGGTCGCCGCCGTCGTCGCGATCATCGGGGCGCTCACGCCGTGGCCATCCGCGATGATCATCCGCTCGGTGTTCACGAAGGGCGGCGACGAGACCGCGGCGGAGATGACGAAGCACGTCCCGGACACGCCTCTCGACGAACGGAAGGACATCGCCTACGGGGATGCCGGCGCGGACACGACGATGGACGTCTTCCGCCCCGCCTCCGCCGACAGCGCGCTGCCGACTGTCGTGTGGATCCACGGAGGTGCCTGGATCTCGGGCTCGAAGGAGGACGTCGATCCCTACCTCCGCATCCTCGCCGCGGAGGGCTACACGACCATCGGCGTGAACTACGCCCGCGGACCCGAGGGCGTGTACCCGCTCGCCGTCCACCAGCTCGACGAGGCCCTCGCCTACATCGACGCGCACGCGGCGGAACTGGGCGTCGACCCGCGTCGCATCGTGCTGGCGGGGGACTCCGCGGGCGCTCAGCTCGCCAGCCAGATGGCCACGCTCATCACGAATCCGGACTACGCCGAGATCCTCGGCATCCGCCCGTCGATCCGCGCCGACCAGCTCGTCGCGACCGTGCTGAACTGCGGCGTCTACGACCTCGCCGCACTGGCCGAGCTCGACGGAGTCCCGGGGTGGGGCTTCAAGTCGGCGATGTGGGCGTACTCCGGGACGAAGACCTGGGCGGAGGACTCGACCGGCGCCACGATGTCGACCGTGGACTGGGTCACCTCCGACTTCCCCGCGACGTACATCTCGGGCGGCAACGGCGACGGGCTCACCTGGCTCCAGTCGATCCCGATGGCGAAGCGGCTGCAGGAGCTCGGCGTCGATGTGACGCCGGTGTTCTGGCCCGCGCCGCACGAGCCCGCCCTCCCGCACGAGTACCAGTTCCACCTCGATCTTCCCGAGGCTCGAAAGGCCCTGGCGGACACCATCGCCTTCCTCGACGCGCACACCCGCTGA
- a CDS encoding PaaX family transcriptional regulator produces MSPDPAAPVVLDDIDARPGSTASLLRTLIGLYLRPLGGWISAADLVALAGDLGIPAAPARTGIARLKQKGLLLPERRDAIGYRLSPAAVPMLERGDRRIFRMREMTDDDPWCLVSFSIPESARSVRHQLRRRLHWIGAGVVSPALWICPGHLREEAEQILDELDARRWATLFDASAPAPAGTLAEAAAAWWDLDGLRAEHEAFQTSLAALPDAPFPAYVHLIDRWRVLPYTDPGLPPAMLPADWPGGRSFGAFARLSAAWEAPALAHVRAVTA; encoded by the coding sequence GTGTCTCCTGACCCCGCGGCACCGGTGGTGCTCGATGACATCGACGCCCGCCCCGGCAGCACCGCCTCGCTCCTGCGCACCCTGATCGGCCTGTATCTGCGCCCGCTCGGCGGCTGGATCTCGGCTGCCGACCTCGTGGCGCTGGCCGGCGACCTCGGAATCCCGGCGGCTCCCGCCCGGACGGGCATCGCCCGTCTCAAGCAGAAGGGTCTGCTCCTCCCCGAGCGCCGCGACGCGATCGGCTACCGCCTCAGCCCTGCGGCGGTGCCGATGCTGGAGCGGGGCGACCGCCGGATCTTCCGGATGCGGGAGATGACCGACGACGATCCGTGGTGTCTCGTCTCGTTCTCGATCCCGGAGAGCGCACGCAGCGTGCGCCATCAGCTGCGGCGCCGACTGCACTGGATCGGCGCCGGCGTCGTCTCCCCCGCCCTGTGGATCTGCCCCGGACATCTCCGGGAGGAGGCGGAGCAGATCCTCGACGAGCTGGATGCCCGGCGCTGGGCGACCCTGTTCGACGCATCGGCCCCGGCCCCGGCAGGGACCCTGGCCGAGGCCGCCGCGGCGTGGTGGGACCTGGACGGGCTGCGCGCCGAGCACGAGGCCTTCCAGACATCGCTCGCGGCCCTGCCCGACGCGCCGTTCCCGGCCTACGTGCACCTCATCGACCGGTGGCGGGTGCTGCCCTACACGGATCCCGGGCTGCCCCCGGCGATGCTGCCGGCCGACTGGCCGGGCGGACGCAGCTTCGGGGCGTTCGCCCGGCTGTCGGCGGCGTGGGAGGCACCCGCCCTCGCCCACGTGCGCGCCGTGACGGCCTAG
- a CDS encoding amidohydrolase, whose amino-acid sequence MLTATFFDGERWRDGVVGLGEDGRPRLGEETPAPGCPLLPGRIVGGFTDHHVHLQLVDHAFLASSRLGRVVDLGGDPSTVARIAVHNSGVSTGGGASEAVPGVPGPDSPDLRTVDFAGAFLTPPGGYPSDRAWAPAGSVREIADPAAAATAVEEMAAAGVSCVKVASNSTAGPVFSDALFRTIADLAAARGLPVIAHAEGSGEAQRVVRLGATQLAHAPFSERLDDEEIAEQAARISWISTLAIHDSHARAIAIDNVARFHAAGGTVRYGTDMGNGPTPVDLNPAEVAALRTAGLDDDALLRALAPVDPLDPRSLLLLLPPGSADPLAARPLTPADLKV is encoded by the coding sequence ATGCTCACGGCGACGTTCTTCGACGGCGAGCGCTGGCGGGACGGCGTCGTCGGACTCGGCGAGGACGGGCGCCCCCGGCTCGGTGAGGAGACGCCCGCGCCGGGGTGCCCGCTCCTCCCCGGCCGCATCGTCGGGGGCTTCACGGACCACCACGTTCACCTGCAGCTCGTCGACCACGCGTTCCTGGCCTCGTCTCGCCTCGGACGAGTGGTCGACCTCGGCGGCGATCCGTCCACGGTGGCGCGGATCGCCGTTCACAACTCAGGAGTTTCGACCGGCGGAGGCGCTTCCGAGGCGGTTCCGGGTGTGCCTGGGCCGGATTCTCCTGACTTGCGAACCGTCGATTTCGCCGGCGCGTTCCTCACACCTCCCGGTGGATACCCCTCGGACCGCGCCTGGGCGCCGGCGGGTTCGGTGCGGGAGATCGCCGACCCCGCGGCAGCGGCGACCGCGGTCGAGGAGATGGCAGCGGCCGGTGTCTCCTGCGTCAAGGTCGCGAGCAACAGCACCGCCGGCCCGGTCTTCTCCGACGCCCTCTTCCGCACGATCGCCGACCTCGCCGCAGCCCGAGGCCTCCCGGTGATCGCCCATGCGGAGGGCTCCGGCGAAGCGCAGCGCGTCGTCCGCCTCGGAGCGACGCAGCTGGCCCACGCCCCGTTCTCCGAGCGCCTGGACGACGAGGAGATCGCGGAGCAGGCCGCCCGCATTTCCTGGATCAGCACCCTCGCCATCCACGACTCCCACGCGCGGGCCATCGCGATCGACAACGTCGCCCGCTTCCACGCCGCCGGCGGCACCGTCCGCTACGGCACCGACATGGGCAACGGCCCGACCCCCGTCGACCTGAACCCGGCTGAGGTCGCCGCCCTCCGCACCGCCGGCCTCGACGACGACGCCCTCCTCCGCGCCCTCGCGCCCGTCGACCCGCTCGATCCCCGCTCTCTCCTCCTCCTGCTGCCACCCGGATCCGCCGATCCTCTGGCCGCCCGCCCCCTCACCCCCGCCGACCTGAAGGTGTGA
- a CDS encoding TetR/AcrR family transcriptional regulator has translation MPTPERTSIDAIVAAGQEILEANGPAGLTMQAVAERVGVRAPSLYKRVRDREALRVAVATASVDALATQLEAAGDDLSTLARTYRTFAHAHPEGFRLMFNAAVSHQTLERSAAPIIRACTTAVGEADALDAARLFTAWATGFLQMELSGAFRLGGDVDRAFDYGLRRLIASLAD, from the coding sequence GTGCCCACCCCCGAACGCACATCGATCGATGCCATCGTCGCGGCCGGCCAGGAGATCCTCGAGGCCAACGGCCCTGCGGGACTCACGATGCAGGCGGTCGCGGAGCGTGTGGGCGTGCGTGCCCCCTCCCTCTACAAGCGCGTGCGGGATCGTGAAGCCTTGCGTGTCGCGGTCGCCACGGCCTCCGTCGACGCCCTCGCGACCCAGCTCGAGGCGGCGGGCGACGACCTCTCCACCCTCGCCCGGACCTATCGCACCTTCGCTCACGCGCACCCGGAGGGCTTCCGCCTCATGTTCAACGCCGCGGTCTCCCATCAGACTCTGGAACGCTCCGCCGCTCCCATCATCCGTGCCTGCACCACCGCGGTCGGCGAGGCGGACGCCCTCGACGCCGCACGCCTCTTCACCGCCTGGGCCACCGGATTCCTGCAGATGGAGCTGTCCGGGGCGTTCCGACTCGGCGGTGACGTCGACCGCGCATTCGACTACGGCCTCCGGCGCCTCATCGCGAGCCTCGCCGATTGA